The sequence below is a genomic window from bacterium.
GAGCGACGACGATTAATACCCATGACAAGGCCATCAACTCGCCACTACGTGGCCGGGACCTCCACATTTCGTGCCCCGGCCCCTTCAGCACTCGACGACAAGGTAAATCGGGTGTGATCGGTTCGCTGGCGGGCCTGGGACAGCGCCGTGCTCCAGGAACCGCTTCCGAGAATGCCGGTCCTCCGCATGGGGCCGAACTTGCCGTCTAGCAGCCCGTTGAAAAAGGGCCGCTTTATCAGCGCTCACTCGCGGGGGAGAAATGTGGCGGCGAAACCGAGCTGAGCGCTCTGCACGACGAGGAGGGTGACCAGGAACGCTCCGTCGGGCGTCAGAATGAGGAAAATGGCCATATATCCCCGTGCCACGGCCTCCTTCGGGGTGCCGGCGCCGATCAGTTGGCGCATCAGGAGACTCAGATTGTGGCCGGCGACGTGGAGCAGGTAGCGCTTATGCACGTTCTCGCGCCCGCGCAGCCAGGTTCGTCGCATGCCGCCACGATCAAGGCTGTGGGCAAAGGAGCGTTCGACGATCTCGGCGCGCAGCCTGAAGGTCTGCCGGGCGACCTCGGACAAGAGCCGCGCCCGGTTGTTGGTGACCGCGCGCCTCGCCGCCTCGTCGCCGCGCCAGCGCGCGAAGCCCTTCGGCTTGGGCTCGGCGATCCGCGTCTTCCAGGGACCGTTGTCCAGGGCCTTCAAGACCGCCCGTGAGTGATAGCCCTTGTCGGTCACGCATTCGGCCGGTGCCTCGGTGGTCGGTCCCAGGTCCACCGCCTCGAGCCTCTCCTTGGCCGCCGTCAGCGTCTTGGCAAGGGTCGTCGTGTCGCCCTCATCGGCCGGGTGCAGCTCCGCCGCCACGACGGCGCCCGTGTCCAGGTCGACCGCGTGCTCGGGCTTGTAGGCCAGATGGGTCGTGCCGTCCTTCATCTTGGCAATCTTGGCCTCGGGGTCGCTCTTCGAGACCCAGTCCTCGTTGGACAGCTTCTTGCCCTTGCGGGCCCGGTCCAGGCGCACCAGGTCCTCGGCCGTCGGCGTCTCGATCCCGCTCTCCGCGGCCAGGCGCTCCAGCATCTCCCGGTAGCCCTCGCCGCTGTCGCGCCGCACGATGGTCCTGAGCGCCGCGTTGGCCTCCATGGTCGAGGCATCAACGCCGATCCGCTCGCCCTTGATCAGCCCGGCCTCGGCAATCCGCGCCAGAACCCAGTCGAAGACCGCCTGATGGACCTCGTGGGGCAAGCGCGAGCGGGTCTTCGACAGCCAGGAATGGTCCGGCACCCGCGCCCGGCTCTCCAGCCGCAGGAACTCCCGCAGCGACAGGGAATCCGAGCACCGCCACTCCAGCCCACGCTCGCTGTCGATGCCCTCGAAGTAGCCCACCAGGTGCATACGGAAGTAGCGCCCCGGCGGCACCGAAGGCGCCCCCATCCTCGCCGCGTAATAGGGCTTGCAGGTCGCCTCGACAAGAGC
It includes:
- a CDS encoding transposase; protein product: MAMGQQKDRQGDLMVGWSEMPRSPGHVFYDRLQSVLVEADFDALVEATCKPYYAARMGAPSVPPGRYFRMHLVGYFEGIDSERGLEWRCSDSLSLREFLRLESRARVPDHSWLSKTRSRLPHEVHQAVFDWVLARIAEAGLIKGERIGVDASTMEANAALRTIVRRDSGEGYREMLERLAAESGIETPTAEDLVRLDRARKGKKLSNEDWVSKSDPEAKIAKMKDGTTHLAYKPEHAVDLDTGAVVAAELHPADEGDTTTLAKTLTAAKERLEAVDLGPTTEAPAECVTDKGYHSRAVLKALDNGPWKTRIAEPKPKGFARWRGDEAARRAVTNNRARLLSEVARQTFRLRAEIVERSFAHSLDRGGMRRTWLRGRENVHKRYLLHVAGHNLSLLMRQLIGAGTPKEAVARGYMAIFLILTPDGAFLVTLLVVQSAQLGFAATFLPRE